A single region of the Biomaibacter acetigenes genome encodes:
- the glyA gene encoding serine hydroxymethyltransferase yields the protein MEILKLVDPEIADIIEKETQRQQNKLEMIASENFTSKAVMEAQGSVLTNKYAEGYPGRRYYGGCEFVDMAENLAIGRAKKLFAAEYVNVQPHSGSQANMGVYFAALNPGDKVLGMNLAHGGHLTHGSPVNISGKYFQFIPYGVSRETGYIDYDEVEALAEEHKPRMIVAGASAYPRIIDFVRLSGIAKKVGAYFMVDMAHIAGLVAAGIHPSPVPVADFVTTTTHKTLRGPRGGMILCKEEYAKIIDKAIFPGTQGGPLMHVIAAKAVCLKEALTQEFKEYQNQVVKNAATLAKALLDRGYNLVSGGTDNHLILVDLRNKNLTGKVAEKMLDDVGITVNKNAIPFDPEKPNITSGIRIGTPALTSRGMKEQEMEKIAELIDEALSHGGDELHRAKVSKAVKSLCDAFPLYSK from the coding sequence ATGGAAATTTTAAAACTGGTAGATCCCGAAATTGCCGATATAATTGAGAAGGAGACCCAGCGGCAGCAGAACAAGCTGGAGATGATAGCCTCTGAAAATTTCACCAGCAAGGCTGTGATGGAAGCCCAGGGGTCCGTTCTCACCAACAAATATGCCGAGGGGTATCCCGGTAGGCGTTACTATGGCGGCTGCGAGTTTGTGGATATGGCTGAAAACCTGGCCATTGGGCGGGCAAAGAAGCTGTTTGCGGCGGAATACGTGAATGTTCAGCCCCATTCCGGTTCCCAGGCCAACATGGGGGTGTATTTTGCTGCACTTAATCCCGGTGATAAGGTTCTTGGCATGAATCTCGCCCACGGTGGCCATCTTACCCACGGTAGCCCGGTGAATATCTCGGGAAAATATTTTCAATTTATCCCCTACGGAGTATCCAGGGAAACGGGATACATAGATTATGATGAAGTGGAGGCCCTTGCCGAAGAGCATAAGCCCAGGATGATTGTTGCTGGAGCCAGTGCGTACCCGAGGATAATCGATTTTGTAAGGCTTTCCGGTATTGCTAAAAAGGTTGGGGCTTATTTCATGGTGGATATGGCCCACATAGCCGGTCTGGTGGCGGCAGGCATTCACCCCAGCCCGGTGCCGGTGGCGGACTTTGTGACCACCACCACCCACAAGACCCTGAGAGGCCCCAGGGGAGGTATGATATTATGCAAGGAGGAATATGCCAAAATCATCGATAAGGCCATTTTCCCCGGAACCCAGGGTGGACCGCTGATGCATGTTATTGCGGCAAAGGCTGTGTGCTTGAAAGAAGCTCTAACGCAGGAATTTAAAGAATATCAGAATCAGGTGGTCAAGAACGCCGCAACTCTGGCAAAAGCTCTACTGGATAGAGGATACAACCTTGTATCCGGAGGAACCGACAACCATCTTATACTGGTAGACTTGAGGAACAAAAATCTCACAGGCAAGGTAGCGGAAAAGATGCTGGATGATGTGGGAATTACCGTAAACAAGAATGCCATTCCCTTTGATCCGGAAAAACCAAATATTACCAGCGGCATTCGCATAGGCACACCTGCCTTGACTTCCAGAGGAATGAAAGAGCAGGAAATGGAAAAAATAGCTGAACTCATAGACGAAGCCCTCAGCCACGGAGGTGACGAACTCCACAGGGCAAAGGTGTCAAAAGCCGTGAAATCGCTGTGCGATGCCTTTCCGCTTTATTCAAAATAA
- the rpiB gene encoding ribose 5-phosphate isomerase B, translating into MKIAIASDHGGFELKKEIIRFLEQKDIQYKDFGTFSTDSVDYPDVAIPCAEAVARGEFTRGIIICGTGIGVCIAANKVKGIRAALCHDTFSARMSRMHNDANVLTMGGRVIGPGLATAIVEEWLKGDFEGGRHKRRIDKISHYENNEQ; encoded by the coding sequence TTGAAAATAGCCATTGCCAGCGACCACGGAGGTTTTGAATTAAAAAAGGAGATAATAAGGTTCCTGGAACAGAAAGATATACAGTATAAGGACTTTGGAACTTTTTCCACGGATTCGGTGGATTATCCCGATGTGGCTATTCCATGTGCTGAAGCCGTGGCCCGCGGGGAATTTACCCGCGGCATAATTATCTGCGGTACGGGGATAGGTGTATGTATCGCAGCCAATAAGGTAAAGGGTATAAGGGCGGCTCTATGCCATGATACTTTTTCAGCCAGGATGTCCCGCATGCACAATGATGCCAATGTACTTACAATGGGAGGAAGGGTCATCGGCCCCGGCCTCGCCACAGCCATCGTTGAAGAATGGCTTAAAGGCGATTTTGAAGGCGGTCGTCATAAACGCAGAATCGACAAGATATCCCATTATGAGAATAATGAGCAATAA
- a CDS encoding low molecular weight protein arginine phosphatase, which translates to MKRVVFVCTGNTCRSSMAEALFKKILKERGRERDIMVESCGIAAVEGMPASPNAVKVMKEEGIDISSHRARLLSEEILKADLILTMTKNHKDYILNKFPETKGRVFVLEEFASGQRGDENVDISDPYGGDEQTYRRVADEIKEKLKNVLARLEKS; encoded by the coding sequence TTGAAAAGAGTTGTTTTCGTGTGTACCGGCAATACGTGCAGGAGCAGCATGGCGGAAGCGCTGTTTAAAAAAATACTGAAGGAGCGGGGCAGGGAAAGGGATATAATGGTGGAGTCCTGCGGTATAGCGGCGGTAGAGGGGATGCCCGCATCACCCAATGCCGTGAAAGTTATGAAGGAAGAAGGAATCGATATCTCATCCCATAGGGCAAGGCTTCTGTCAGAAGAGATTTTAAAGGCGGACCTGATTTTAACCATGACCAAAAACCACAAAGATTATATTTTGAACAAATTCCCAGAGACCAAAGGGAGGGTATTTGTGCTGGAGGAATTTGCTTCCGGTCAGCGGGGAGATGAAAATGTGGACATCTCCGACCCCTATGGCGGCGACGAACAGACATACCGCAGGGTGGCTGATGAAATTAAAGAAAAATTGAAAAATGTTTTGGCGAGACTTGAAAAAAGCTAG
- a CDS encoding L-threonylcarbamoyladenylate synthase: MLKTRLVAVDKDYPQQQLINAAAEIIRAGGLVAFPTETVYGLGGNALDEDAAAKIYAAKGRPQDNPLIVHIQHIKELEGIVEDVPPGADELMKTFWPGPLTILFRKKPVIPSGTTAGLDTVAIRMPDHRIALELIKAAGVPIAAPSANISGKPSPTCAQDVLEDLNGKIDMILDGGTCPVGVESTVLDLSGPVPLILRPGGLPKEELEKILGHVEIDPGLSPGQRPRSPGQKYRHYAPKAHMTLVEGPVKLQIAKIIDLAGSLESSGKRVGIMATAQTRQEYPLGIVLSVGDRDAPLTISSNLFSILRKFDRLGVDEILAEGISREGLGLAVMNRLYKAAGYNIIKV, translated from the coding sequence ATGCTGAAAACCAGGCTGGTAGCGGTGGATAAAGATTATCCGCAGCAGCAATTGATAAACGCCGCTGCGGAAATAATAAGAGCAGGGGGACTGGTGGCCTTCCCCACGGAAACGGTATACGGCCTTGGAGGCAATGCCCTGGATGAAGATGCGGCGGCTAAAATCTATGCCGCCAAAGGCAGGCCCCAGGACAATCCGCTTATAGTGCACATACAGCACATCAAAGAACTGGAAGGCATCGTAGAGGATGTGCCTCCCGGAGCAGACGAATTGATGAAAACCTTCTGGCCCGGACCTCTAACCATTTTGTTCAGGAAAAAACCCGTAATTCCATCTGGCACCACAGCAGGCCTTGACACAGTGGCCATAAGGATGCCGGACCACAGGATAGCTCTTGAGCTCATAAAAGCCGCCGGGGTTCCCATAGCGGCCCCCAGCGCCAATATCTCCGGCAAGCCCAGTCCCACATGCGCCCAGGATGTGTTGGAGGATTTGAATGGTAAAATTGACATGATCCTTGATGGTGGGACATGCCCGGTAGGGGTGGAATCCACGGTGCTGGACCTATCCGGACCGGTGCCTTTGATACTCAGGCCCGGAGGGTTACCGAAGGAAGAACTGGAGAAAATCCTGGGGCATGTAGAGATTGACCCCGGGCTTTCGCCGGGGCAAAGGCCGCGCTCGCCGGGACAGAAATACAGGCATTACGCTCCGAAAGCCCATATGACTCTGGTAGAAGGACCTGTAAAGCTTCAGATTGCTAAAATTATAGACCTTGCCGGGAGTCTGGAATCATCGGGCAAAAGAGTGGGCATAATGGCCACTGCCCAGACCCGGCAGGAATATCCGCTGGGAATTGTCCTTTCGGTGGGTGACAGGGACGCGCCCCTTACCATTTCTTCCAATCTCTTCTCCATCCTCAGGAAATTCGACCGTCTGGGAGTGGATGAAATTCTGGCGGAGGGTATATCCCGAGAAGGCCTCGGGCTTGCGGTGATGAACAGGCTCTATAAAGCCGCGGGGTACAATATAATAAAAGTATAA
- a CDS encoding ZIP family metal transporter: MAILTTTLIGLAAGVVGTGAGGLYVFFIKDVMMRRMSDILGFSGGIMLVAVFLELVPEALMISGLIYTMIGIIIGIIFLMVSEWLIESIRPHHDSIETYFARAGLVLFLAITCHNFPEGLAIGSGYAASNGLGIFLAIALAIHNIPEGLAVAAAFRLSGKTSMRAFIYASLAGIPMGLGALAGQALGEVSPVLITVSLGFAAGAMIYTTCEEILPDVFLVEQASPRGFILGLIVGTVFFNLI, translated from the coding sequence ATGGCCATATTGACCACAACTTTGATCGGCCTTGCAGCCGGCGTGGTGGGTACCGGCGCCGGAGGTTTATATGTGTTTTTCATAAAGGATGTCATGATGCGCAGGATGAGCGACATCCTGGGTTTTTCGGGGGGCATTATGCTGGTGGCGGTGTTTCTTGAACTGGTGCCGGAAGCCCTCATGATTTCAGGTTTGATTTACACTATGATAGGCATAATAATAGGGATAATATTTTTAATGGTTTCCGAATGGTTAATAGAATCCATAAGGCCTCATCATGACAGTATAGAAACATATTTTGCCAGAGCCGGCCTGGTGCTGTTTTTGGCCATAACCTGCCATAACTTCCCTGAAGGCCTGGCCATAGGCAGCGGTTATGCTGCCTCCAACGGCCTGGGCATTTTTCTGGCTATAGCCCTGGCCATTCACAACATCCCGGAAGGTCTGGCGGTGGCTGCCGCTTTCAGGCTGTCAGGGAAGACATCCATGAGGGCATTTATTTATGCATCGCTGGCGGGGATACCCATGGGGCTAGGAGCCCTGGCAGGGCAGGCTCTGGGAGAAGTGTCCCCGGTTTTGATTACTGTATCCCTGGGGTTTGCCGCAGGGGCCATGATATACACCACATGTGAGGAAATTCTGCCCGATGTTTTTCTGGTTGAACAGGCATCTCCCCGGGGATTTATACTTGGATTAATTGTGGGAACTGTATTTTTTAATCTGATTTAA